The Pseudomonas cucumis sequence TATCAGCGTGAAGCAGTAGCGGTGGGTGCGCCGTGGGAATTGTCCGGCCTCGGCCAATTGCATGACGCGGTGCAGGACGCTGACCGCTTGATCTGTTTCGGAGGTGCGTGAGATGGCTAAATCCTTGCTGATTATCAGCCGTCAGGCGCCGTGGTCCGGTCCGAATGCGCGGGAAGCGCTGGACATCGTGCTGGCCGGCGGTGCCTTCGATCTGCCGATCGGCCTGCTGTTTCTCGATGACGGCGTGTTCCAGCTCGCCGCAAAACAGGACGCCAAAGCCCTGCAACAGAAAGACCTGAGCGCCAACCTGCAAGCGCTGCCGATGTTTGGTGTCGAAGAGCTGTTCGTGTGCGGTGAAAGCGCCGCGGCCCGTGGTCTGGACCCAAAAGGCCTGTCGCTTGAAGAAGCCCGGGTGTTGGCCGCCCAGGAAATCACCGCCCTTATTGACCGTTACGACCAGGTGATCACCCTCTGATGTCGACTTTGCATGTGTTGTCTCATTCCCCTTTCGGCGACGACCGCCTGAGCAGTTGCCTGCGCGTGATCGGCGCCGACGATGCGTTGCTGCTAAGTGGCGATGCGGCCTATGCCTTGCAACCAGGCACCGCGCCATTTAGCACACTGCATGCTCGCGGCCTGAAACTGTTCGTATTGGCCGAAGATGCACAGGCCCGGGCTCTGGAAGTCCCGGACTGGGCCAAGGCCATCGATTACCCGGCCTTCGTCGAACTGTCGATTCACTACGACAAGGTCAACAGTTGGCTATGAAATCCCTGACGGTCGGCGCCCGCGCCATTGAACTGGACAAGGACGGTTTCCTGGTCGAACTGAGTGACTGGTCTGCCGAGGTGGCCGCTGCCCTCGCCGCTGCCGAAGACATCGAGTTGAGCCCGGAACACTGGGAGATCCTCGAACTGCTGCGCCGTTTCTACGACGAATTCCAGCTGTCCCCGGCGACCCGCCCGCTGATCAAGTACACCGCGTTGAAACTGGGCCCCGACAAGGGCAACAGCCTGCACCTGAACCGACTGTTCAAAGGCACCCCTGCCAAACTCGCCGCGAAACTGGCGGGCCTGCCCAAACCGACGAATTGCTTATGACCGACTATCCAGCATTGACCCTCGAAACGCCCGCCGAGCACCCGTTCGCCCAGTTCGTGCGGATTCTTGGCAAAGGTAAACGCGGTGCCCGCAACCTGACCCGCGAAGAAGCCCGCGAGGCCATGGGCCTGTTGCTCGACGACAAGGTCGAGGACACCCAGCTGGGCGCGTTCCTGATGCTGTTGCGGCACAAGGAAGAAAGCGCCGAGGAAATGGCCGGCTTCACCGAAGCCTTGCGTGAACGCCTGAATCCTCCGGCGCTGGCGGTCGATCTGGACTGGCCGACGTATGCCGGCAAGAAGCGTCACCTGCCGTGGTACCTGCTGGCGGCCAAGTGCCTGGCGCAGAACGGCGTGCGCATTTTCATGCATGGTGGTGGCGCGCACACGGCCGGTCGGCTGTACAGCGAACAACTGCTCGAGACACTGAACATTCCACTGTGCCGCAACTGGCAGCAGGTCGGTACAGCGCTCGATCAGGGCGGTCTGGCGTTCATGCCATTGGTGGACTGGGCCCCGCAACTTCAGCGGATGATCGACCTGCGCAACACTTTGGGCCTGCGCTCGCCGATCCATTCCCTGGCACGAATTCTCAATCCGCTCGGCGCCCGTTGCGGCCTGCAAAGCATTTTCCACCCTGGCTATCAGGCGGTGCACCGCGATGCCAGCGGTTTGCTGGGCGACACCGCCATCGTCATCAAGGGCGATGGCGGTGAAATCGAGATCAACCCGGACGCCGACAGTCATTTGTATGGCACCACCGGCGGCGAAAGCTGGGATGAAGAATGGCCGCAGTTGTCCAGCCAACGCCACGTCAAACCGGCGAGCCTGGATCCCGAGCACTTGAAAGCGGTGTGGCGTGGCGACGTGGTCGACAGCTACCCGCAAATGGCATTGATCTCGACCATGGCCCTGGCGTTGCGCGGCCTCGGCCAGACCCGCGAGCAAGCGTTCGAAACCGCCCAGCAGTATTGGGATGCAAGGAACCGATCGATTTAACCGATCATAACTGCCTAACCTTTGCGCTTTTTGTTCGAACCTATGCGCATAGACTCCTCTCCAACGCTTATCGGTTGAGGAGTCAGGAAAATGGGTTTGTTAGTCGAAGGCCGCTGGCAGGATCAGTGGTACGAAAGCAGCAAGGATGGCGCGTTTCAGCGCGAACAGGCGCAGCGTCGTAACTGGCTGACGGCCGATGGCAAGCCAGGCCCGACCGGCGTCGGTGGTTTTGCCGCCGAGGCTGGTCGCTATCATCTCTATGTGTCCCTCGCCTGCCCGTGGGCTCATCGCACTCTGATCCTGCGCAAACTGAAAGGTCTCGAAAGCCTGATCGATGTGTCGGTGGTCAGTTGGTTGATGCTGGAAAACGGCTGGACCTTTGACAAGCACCTCGGCTCGACCGGCGACAAGCTTGATCACTTCAATTTCATGCACCAGCGCTACACCGCCGACACCGCCAACTACACCGGCCGCGTCACTGTGCCGGTGCTCTGGGACAAGCAGACGAATCGCATCGTCAACAATGAGTCGGCGGAGATCATCCGCATGTTCAACAGCGCTTTTGATGAGTTGACCGGCAATGACCTTGATTTCTACCCGGCGCCATTGCGAACCGAGATCGATGCGCTGAACGAGCGGATTTATCCAGCAGTGAATAACGGCGTCTATCGCGCCGGGTTTGCTACGTCGCAGCAGGCTTATGAAGAAGCGTTCGATGAGTTGTTTGGCGAGCTGGATCGGCTGGAGCAATTGCTGGGCGCGAATCGGTACCTGACGGGTGAATACCTGACGGAAGCGGATATTCGGCTGTTCACGACAATGATTCGTTTCGATGCGGTGTACTTCGGACACTTCAAGTGCAACCTGCGACGGATTGCCGATTATCCGAATCTGTCGAACTGGCTACGGGAGATTTATCAGTGGCCGGGGATTGCCGAGACGGTGAGTTTTGAGCACATCAAGAATCACTACTACGGCAGCCACAAGACCATCAATCCGACCGGGATCGTGCCTAAAGGGCCAGCGCAGGATTTCACTGCGGCTCATGATCGGGCGCGGTTGAGTGGGAAAGGGGTTTGGCGCAAGGCCGAGTTCTGATCTGAAGCAAGGGTGGTTTTGAGGGCCTCATCGCGGGCAAGCCCGCTCCCACAGGGATTTGTGTGATGCCAAAGATTGCAGCTTCACCAAATAACCTGTGGGAGCGGGCTTGCCCGCGATGGAGGCGACTCGGTACTCAGACCTGCGCCTGAGCCCCTTCAAACCATGCCAATTTCTCGCGCAACTGCACCACTTCCCCGACGATCACCAGCGTCGGCGCATGCACTTCATGCTCCGCCACCAGCCGGGGAAGGTCAGCCAGGGTGCCGGTAAACACTCGCTGATTGACCGTGGTGCCCTGCTGGATCAACGCCGCCGGGGTATCGGCCGCGCGACCGTGTTTGATCAACTGCTCACAGATGATCGGCAAACCCACCAACCCCATGTAAAACACCAGGGTTTGCGCCGGTGCGACCAGGTCGGCCCATGGCAAATCGGTGGAACCGTCCTTGAGGTGCCCGGTGACAAACCGCACCGACTGCGCGTAATCGCGGTGAGTCAGCGGAATCCCGGCATACGCTGCGCAACCGCTGGCTGCAGTAATGCCCGGAACAACCTGGAACGGGATGCCATGGGCTGCCAGTTCTTCGATCTCTTCACCGCCACGTCCGAAGATAAACGGATCGCCGCCCTTCAAGCGCACCACGCGCTTGCCGGCTTTGGCCAGATCCACCAGATGCTGGTTGATCTGTTCCTGAGGCACGGCGTGATCGGCGCGGCGCTTGCCAACGTAGACCCGCTCGGCATCGCGACGGCACAAATCCAGAATTGCCGGCGCCACCAGACGGTCATACAGCACCACGTCGGCTTGCTGCATCAGACGCAAGGCGCGGAAGGTCAACAGATCCGGATCACCCGGCCCGGCGCCCACCAGATAAACCTCGCCGGTAGCGACAGGCGCTTCGCCATTGATTTTCGCCAACATCAAGCGCTCGGCCTCGGCGCCCTGCCCGGCCAGTTGCCGGTCGGCAATCGGGCCCTGGAATACATCCTCCCAGAACGCCCGGCGCTGCTGCACGTCCGGAAACAGGCCTTTGACCTGAGTGCGGAAACGCGCCGCCAGACCGGCCAATTGACCGTAGGTGGAAGGAATCCAGGTTTCCAGCTTGGCGCGAATCAACCGCGCCAGCACCGGCGCATCGCCGCCGCTGGACACCGCGATGATCAGCGGAGAACGGTCGACGATCGCCGGGAAGATCACGCTGCACAGGGCCGGCGCATCCACCACGTTGACTGGCACGCAACGCCGATGAGCATCGGCGGAGACTTGCGCGTTCAGCGGTTCGTCGTCGGTGGCGGCGATGATCAGCCCGCAACCGTCCAGGTCCGTTTCGGCGTAGCCACGCAACAGGCACTCACCACCGCTGCCGACCACTAGCTCGCGCAGTTGCGGTTCGATTTCCGGTGCGACCACCCGCAGCAGCGCACCGGCTTCGGCCAGCAGGCGGGATTTGCGCAAGGCAATTTCCCCTCCGCCGACGACCAATACACGACTGCCGCGAAGGTTATGAAACAGCGGCAGATAGTCCATTTAGCCGATGACCTCAAGGCCACCCATGTACGGCTTGAGCACCTCAGGTACACGGATCGAACCGTCGGCCTGCTGGTAGTTCTCGAGCACCGCCACCAGGGTACGACCGACCGCCAGGCCGGAACCGTTCAGGGTGTGAACCAGCTCAGGCTTGCCGGTTTCCGGGTTGCGGAAACGCGCTTGCATGCGGCGGGCCTGGAAGTCGCCGCAGTTGGAGCACGACGAAATTTCGCGGTATTTGTCCTGGCTCGGAATCCACACTTCCAGGTCGTAGGTCTTGACCGCGCTGAAACCCATGTCGCCGGTGCATAGCGCCAGGGTGCGGTATGGCAGTTCCAGCAGTTGCAGGACTTTTTCAGCGTTAGCGGTCAGGCCTTCCAGCGCTTCCATCGAAGTCGACGGCTCAACGATCTGGACCATCTCGACTTTGTCGAACTGGTGCTGACGGATCATGCCGCGAGTGTCGCGACCCGACGCGCCGGCCTCACTGCGGAAGCATGGCGTGTGTGCCACGAACTTGATCGGCAGCAGTTTCGAATCGACGATCTCGCCAGCGACGATGTTGGTTAGCGACACTTCAGCGGTCGGGATCAGGTACAGATCGGCTTCGCCTTCGCGGCTGATCTTGAACAGGTCTTCTTCGAACTTCGGCAGCTGACCGGTGCCCTGCAACGCAGGCGCCTGCACCAGGTACGGGGTGTAAGCCTCCTCGTAACCGTGTTCGTTGATGTGCAGGTTGATCATGAATTGTGCCAGTGCACGGTGCAGACGAGCGATCGGGCCGCGCAGCAGGGCGAAACGGGCGCCGGACAGCTTGGCGGCGGTTTCGAAGTCCAGCCAGCCGAACTTCTCGCCCAGGGCCACGTGGTCCTGAACCGGGAAATCGAAGGCTTTAGGCGTGCCCCAGCGGCGCACTTCAACGTTGCCTTCTTCGTCATCGCCGATCGGCACCGATTCGTGCGGCAGGTTCGGGATGCCCAGCAGGATCGAATCCAGCTCGGTCTGAATCGCGTCCAGCTCGACTTTACCGGCGCTCAACTCACCCGCCATGCGCTCGACGTCGGCCATCAACGGCGCGATGTCTTCGCCGCGTTGCTTGGCCTGACCGATGGACTTGGAGCGCGCGTTACGTTCAGCCTGCAATGCTTCGGTGCGGGTCTGGACGGTCTTGCGCTGTTCTTCCAGCGCTTCGATGCGCGCAACATCCAGGGCAAAGCCACGGGATGCCAGGCGGTCCGCTACGTCCTGAAGGTTGCTACGTAACAGTTTGGAATCGAGCATGTCGGTTTCTCGTTATCAAAGTTTGGTCAAGGACAGGCCAGCCCAGGTGGAGAGCAGCCCGCCGAATACGCTGATGGCCGCATAGCCCAGGGCCAGCGGCACTTGCCCGGTTTCCAGCAGGCGCACCGTATCCAGTGAAAAGGATGAAAAAGTCGTCAGCCCCCCGAGGAAGCCGATCATCAACCCGGCGCGCACCTCTATCGGTACTTCCGGGCGCATCAAAAACAGACCGTACAAAACGCCGATCAGCAAACAGCCCACGATATTAACGGCCAGCGTCGCGGTATAGAAGTGCCGCGGCCAATTCGCGTTGATCCAGTTACCGGTGGCGAAGCGCAATAGCGTACCGGCGACACCGCCGACAGAAACGGCAACAATCAATGGAATCACTATTTTCTCCGCTGCCGTGGGCTTAGACGATCAAGTTGCGCGAGGTGATTAAGCTTTTCGCCGATCTTCAGCTCCAGGCCGCGGGGCACTGGTTGATAAAACCGTTGCGGTTCGAGCTCGTTCGGGAAGTAGTCTTCGCCGGCGGCGTAGGCATCCGGCTCATCGTGGGCGTAACGGTATTCGTCGCCATAGCCCAATTGCTTCATCAATTTGGTCGGCGCGTTGCGCAGGTGCAGCGGCACTTCGAGCGAACCGTGTTCGGTGGCGCTGCGCATCGCGGCTTTGAAGCCCATGTACACCGCATTGCTTTTCGGCGCGCAGGCCAGATAGGTAATGGCCTGGGCCACCGCCAACTCACCTTCGGGACTGCCAAGGCGTTCCTGCACTTCCCACGCCGCCAGGCACAGGCTCAGGGCGCGGGGGTCGGCATTACCGATGTCTTCGCTGGCCATGCGCACCACGCGCCGGGCCAGGTACAACGGATCGCAACCGCCATCGATCATCCGCGCGAACCAATACAGCGCGCCATCGGGATTGGAGCCGCGCACCGACTTATGCAGCGCGGAGATCTGGTCGTAGAAGGCTTCGCCGCCCTTGTCGAAACGTCGACGGGTATCGCCGAGCAGACTTTGCAGCAGGTCAACGCCGATCTCACTGTTGTCTTCGGCCAGATCCGAGGCGTTTTCCAGCAGATTGAGCAGACGCCGGCCATCGCCATCGGCGGCGGACAACAGCATCTGGAAGCCTTCATCGCTGAGGGTCAGTTGCCGCTTGCCCAACCCACGCTCTTCGGTCAGCGCGCGATGCACCAGCTTGCGCAGGGCCGCTTCGTCGAGGCTTTTGAGCACATAGACGCGCGCCCGGGACAGGAGCGCGTTATTGAGTTCGAACGAGGGGTTTTCGGTGGTCGCACCGATGAAAATCAGCGTGCCGTCTTCAACGTACGGCAGGAACGCATCCTGCTGGGACTTATTGAAGCGGTGCACTTCGTCGACGAACAGGATGGTGCGTTTACCGTATTGCCCGGCCTGCTGCTTGGCGACTTCCACCGCCTGGCGGATTTCCTTCACGCCGGCCAGCACCGCCGAAACCGTTTCGAAGTGCGCATCGGAGACTTCCGCGAGCAGGCGCGCCAAGGTGGTTTTACCCACCCCCGGCGGTCCCCAGAAAATCATCGAATGCAGGGCACCCTGCTCCAGCGCTTCGCGCAAAGGCTTGCCGCGAGCGAGCAGGTGTTCCTGACCGACGTACTCATCCAGATTGGCCGCGCGCAGGCGTGCGGCCAAGGGTTGAGCGATCGGGGCGCTGCGAAACAGGTCCATCACTACTTATGAAACCTCACTGGGTCCTGATGCCGATCAGTCAAGGATTGAACAGCGCAGTTCCTGTGGGAGCGGGCTTGCCCGCTCCCACAGGTTCTATGTTCTGCTCTTTATTCCTGAATCACGTCGGCACCCTTGGGGATGTCGAACTTGAATTTGGACGCAGGAATTGGCTCGTTGGCCTTCACGCCGGTAAACAGGATATTGGTGCGCTGGCCGACGCTGTCAATCAGTTGCATGTCATTGACCAGACCGTTGCGGAACGACAGACGCAGACTGTCGAACAGGGTGTCTTTGGTTTTCGGCTTCAGGGTGAAGTCGATCACGCCACCGGCTTCCTTGGCGCTGATGTCGAAGCTCTGGCTGATCTTGGACACGTCACCGGACAACAGCAGCGCAGGAGTCTGGGTCAGACGCTGGTCGAGGGTTTTGATGGTGACCTGCTCCAGGTCCGGATCCCACAGGGAAACCTTCTTGCCGTCGGACACCATCAGTTGCTCTTGCGGCGCATCGGTGTGCCAGTAGAACAGGCCCGGGCGCTGCAAGGACATTTGCCCGGCGGTTTCCTGCAACTGGGTGCCACTGCCATCGAGGGTCAGCTGGGAGAAACGCGCGGTCAGGGTCTGGGATTTTTCCAGCA is a genomic window containing:
- the tusC gene encoding sulfurtransferase complex subunit TusC is translated as MAKSLLIISRQAPWSGPNAREALDIVLAGGAFDLPIGLLFLDDGVFQLAAKQDAKALQQKDLSANLQALPMFGVEELFVCGESAAARGLDPKGLSLEEARVLAAQEITALIDRYDQVITL
- the tusB gene encoding sulfurtransferase complex subunit TusB, with product MSTLHVLSHSPFGDDRLSSCLRVIGADDALLLSGDAAYALQPGTAPFSTLHARGLKLFVLAEDAQARALEVPDWAKAIDYPAFVELSIHYDKVNSWL
- a CDS encoding TusE/DsrC/DsvC family sulfur relay protein, with translation MKSLTVGARAIELDKDGFLVELSDWSAEVAAALAAAEDIELSPEHWEILELLRRFYDEFQLSPATRPLIKYTALKLGPDKGNSLHLNRLFKGTPAKLAAKLAGLPKPTNCL
- a CDS encoding glycosyl transferase family protein — protein: MTDYPALTLETPAEHPFAQFVRILGKGKRGARNLTREEAREAMGLLLDDKVEDTQLGAFLMLLRHKEESAEEMAGFTEALRERLNPPALAVDLDWPTYAGKKRHLPWYLLAAKCLAQNGVRIFMHGGGAHTAGRLYSEQLLETLNIPLCRNWQQVGTALDQGGLAFMPLVDWAPQLQRMIDLRNTLGLRSPIHSLARILNPLGARCGLQSIFHPGYQAVHRDASGLLGDTAIVIKGDGGEIEINPDADSHLYGTTGGESWDEEWPQLSSQRHVKPASLDPEHLKAVWRGDVVDSYPQMALISTMALALRGLGQTREQAFETAQQYWDARNRSI
- a CDS encoding glutathione S-transferase family protein — encoded protein: MGLLVEGRWQDQWYESSKDGAFQREQAQRRNWLTADGKPGPTGVGGFAAEAGRYHLYVSLACPWAHRTLILRKLKGLESLIDVSVVSWLMLENGWTFDKHLGSTGDKLDHFNFMHQRYTADTANYTGRVTVPVLWDKQTNRIVNNESAEIIRMFNSAFDELTGNDLDFYPAPLRTEIDALNERIYPAVNNGVYRAGFATSQQAYEEAFDELFGELDRLEQLLGANRYLTGEYLTEADIRLFTTMIRFDAVYFGHFKCNLRRIADYPNLSNWLREIYQWPGIAETVSFEHIKNHYYGSHKTINPTGIVPKGPAQDFTAAHDRARLSGKGVWRKAEF
- the cysG gene encoding siroheme synthase CysG encodes the protein MDYLPLFHNLRGSRVLVVGGGEIALRKSRLLAEAGALLRVVAPEIEPQLRELVVGSGGECLLRGYAETDLDGCGLIIAATDDEPLNAQVSADAHRRCVPVNVVDAPALCSVIFPAIVDRSPLIIAVSSGGDAPVLARLIRAKLETWIPSTYGQLAGLAARFRTQVKGLFPDVQQRRAFWEDVFQGPIADRQLAGQGAEAERLMLAKINGEAPVATGEVYLVGAGPGDPDLLTFRALRLMQQADVVLYDRLVAPAILDLCRRDAERVYVGKRRADHAVPQEQINQHLVDLAKAGKRVVRLKGGDPFIFGRGGEEIEELAAHGIPFQVVPGITAASGCAAYAGIPLTHRDYAQSVRFVTGHLKDGSTDLPWADLVAPAQTLVFYMGLVGLPIICEQLIKHGRAADTPAALIQQGTTVNQRVFTGTLADLPRLVAEHEVHAPTLVIVGEVVQLREKLAWFEGAQAQV
- the serS gene encoding serine--tRNA ligase — translated: MLDSKLLRSNLQDVADRLASRGFALDVARIEALEEQRKTVQTRTEALQAERNARSKSIGQAKQRGEDIAPLMADVERMAGELSAGKVELDAIQTELDSILLGIPNLPHESVPIGDDEEGNVEVRRWGTPKAFDFPVQDHVALGEKFGWLDFETAAKLSGARFALLRGPIARLHRALAQFMINLHINEHGYEEAYTPYLVQAPALQGTGQLPKFEEDLFKISREGEADLYLIPTAEVSLTNIVAGEIVDSKLLPIKFVAHTPCFRSEAGASGRDTRGMIRQHQFDKVEMVQIVEPSTSMEALEGLTANAEKVLQLLELPYRTLALCTGDMGFSAVKTYDLEVWIPSQDKYREISSCSNCGDFQARRMQARFRNPETGKPELVHTLNGSGLAVGRTLVAVLENYQQADGSIRVPEVLKPYMGGLEVIG
- the crcB gene encoding fluoride efflux transporter CrcB produces the protein MIPLIVAVSVGGVAGTLLRFATGNWINANWPRHFYTATLAVNIVGCLLIGVLYGLFLMRPEVPIEVRAGLMIGFLGGLTTFSSFSLDTVRLLETGQVPLALGYAAISVFGGLLSTWAGLSLTKL
- a CDS encoding replication-associated recombination protein A; translation: MDLFRSAPIAQPLAARLRAANLDEYVGQEHLLARGKPLREALEQGALHSMIFWGPPGVGKTTLARLLAEVSDAHFETVSAVLAGVKEIRQAVEVAKQQAGQYGKRTILFVDEVHRFNKSQQDAFLPYVEDGTLIFIGATTENPSFELNNALLSRARVYVLKSLDEAALRKLVHRALTEERGLGKRQLTLSDEGFQMLLSAADGDGRRLLNLLENASDLAEDNSEIGVDLLQSLLGDTRRRFDKGGEAFYDQISALHKSVRGSNPDGALYWFARMIDGGCDPLYLARRVVRMASEDIGNADPRALSLCLAAWEVQERLGSPEGELAVAQAITYLACAPKSNAVYMGFKAAMRSATEHGSLEVPLHLRNAPTKLMKQLGYGDEYRYAHDEPDAYAAGEDYFPNELEPQRFYQPVPRGLELKIGEKLNHLAQLDRLSPRQRRK
- the lolA gene encoding outer membrane lipoprotein chaperone LolA translates to MRLIRMLLLPVLALTTLSAHADDKDVARLTQLLEKSQTLTARFSQLTLDGSGTQLQETAGQMSLQRPGLFYWHTDAPQEQLMVSDGKKVSLWDPDLEQVTIKTLDQRLTQTPALLLSGDVSKISQSFDISAKEAGGVIDFTLKPKTKDTLFDSLRLSFRNGLVNDMQLIDSVGQRTNILFTGVKANEPIPASKFKFDIPKGADVIQE